In Brachypodium distachyon strain Bd21 chromosome 2, Brachypodium_distachyon_v3.0, whole genome shotgun sequence, one genomic interval encodes:
- the LOC100833260 gene encoding uncharacterized protein LOC100833260: MELEIPAIVEAEVDDDRVLFPCPNCDIQMVHRLAQLLLSGLATACVDSTTFSFFFSLASARDSSSSSVVAVETRKELVDYITHRSTSIILDNTEETMSMDPSENLSIFLDDFASTKRNVVVGWLGLGLPYLSDSRDDRIDDLVQEMETTRFWPIHAREAIARSLLLVGNLDVSGRFHCREKLERKAADADGHVDCSFRPVRCQNQGCRAEVSALRAHEHDEVCPLKLLPCEQHCELSVIRSQMDRHCITSCPMKLTNCPFYQLGCESAFPSCNLESHCAQFLQSHLRKILLTHVPVSDRHDHLDLVEKRLLLLEKCDSHATLRKALDVRSLTKALAELEKSLNGQP, encoded by the exons CCTCTTCCCTTGCCCCAATTGTGACATTCAGATGGTGCACAGACTGGCGCAGCTTCTGCTTTCCGGCCTGGCCACGGCATGCGTCGACAGCACaaccttctccttcttcttctccttggccaGCGCCAGGgactcctcctcttcctcggtCGTCGCCGTCGAGACGCGCAAGGAGCTGGTAGACTACATCACGCACAGAAGCACGAGCATCATTCTGGACAACACGGAAGAGACCATGTCCATGGATCCAAGCGAGAATTTATCCATCTTCCTGGACGATTTCGCGAGCACCAAGAGGAATGTAGTCGTCGGATGGCTTGGCCTCGGGCTGCCATACTTGAGCGACAGCCGCGACGACAGGATCGACGACCTTGTCCAAGAAATGGAGACGACCCGTTTCTGGCCGATCCACGCCAGGGAAGCCATTGCCCGGTCTCTGCTCCTTGTCGGAAATTTAGATGTCAGCGGCCGGTTCCATTGCCGTGAGAAGCTGGAGAGGAAagctgctgatgctgatggGCATGTCGATTGCAGCTTCAGGCCTGTAAGGTGCCAGAATCAAGGCTGCCGAGCCGAGGTCTCTGCTCTTCGCGCTCATGAGCACGACGAGGTTTGCCCCTTGAAGCTCCTTCCCTGTGAGCAGCACTGCGAACTCAGCGTCATCAGGAGTCAAATGGACAGGCATTGCATCACTTCTTGTCCCATGAAGCTCACCAATTGCCCCTTCTACCAGCTTGGGTGTGAGTCTGCCTTCCCCAGCTGCAATCTTGAATCTCACTGTGCTCAGTTTCTTCAGTCTCACCTCCGGAAAATCCTGCTTACTCACGTCCCTGTGAGTGATCGTCATGACCATCTGGATCTGGTGGAGAAGCGTCTTCTACTGCTGGAAAAG TGTGACTCTCATGCTACGTTGCGCAAAGCTTTGGATGTGAGGTCTCTTACTAAAGCTCTTGCTGAGCTAGAGAAAAGCTTGAACGGTCAGCCATGA